Proteins found in one Parasteatoda tepidariorum isolate YZ-2023 chromosome 7, CAS_Ptep_4.0, whole genome shotgun sequence genomic segment:
- the LOC122270241 gene encoding uncharacterized protein, whose amino-acid sequence MESETFSDSKSSLQTLENPTPRDIIVENIKGIIQHRNYRFNWIKAHSGEAGNEEADALAKAGTLLSGVNFYYSIARPQLNYKLRQVSRDLWQERWDRSSNGRHTNKFFFPKVSDKLLNCDFYINQFYTAHGVFGEHQSRFFQKSSSCKYYGKSQTVQHLIAECPTFSTLRGNHINIREPIEKWCRTKQQQQIIREIIKSTLEDTITMDDPMDPIYLG is encoded by the coding sequence ATGGAGTCCGAAACTTTTTCGGACTCCAAATCCTCATTACAGACCCTAGAGAATCCCACTCCAAGGGACATTATAGTCGAAAACATTAAAGGTATTATTCAACACAGGAATTACCGATTCAACTGGATCAAGGCTCACTCGGGGGAAGCTGGAAATGAGGAAGCGGATGCTCTAGCAAAAGCGGGTACTCTGCTCAGTGGGGTAAATTTTTACTACTCTATTGCAAGACCACAGCTTAATTATAAACTACGGCAGGTCAGCAGAGATTTATGGCAAGAAAGGTGGGACCGTTCATCAAACGGGAGACATAccaacaagtttttttttccaaaagtcagcgataaacttttaaattgtgacTTTTACATAAACCAATTCTATACCGCCCACGGAGTGTTTGGAGAACACCAATCGAgattttttcagaaatcatCTAGCTGCAAATACTACGGCAAAAGCCAAACGGTTCAACATCTAATTGCAGAATGTCCTACATTCTCGACACTCCGGGGGAATCATATTAACATCAGGGAACCAATCGAAAAGTGGTGCAGAACAAAACAACAGCAACAAATCattagagaaattattaaaagcacaCTAGAAGATACCATTACAATGGACGATCCGATGGACCCTATATACTTAGGTTGA